A single Sphingomonas sp. IW22 DNA region contains:
- the dnaN gene encoding DNA polymerase III subunit beta, giving the protein MKATIERATLLRALSHVQSVVERRNTIPILSNVLIDAQASGSIRLMATDLDLQIDETISAAVDQAGATTVSAHTLFDIARKLPEGAQVELTAAEGRLTIVAGRARFQLATLPRDDFPVIAEGELPTQFELPAEALKAIIDKTRFAISTEETRYYLNGIFLHVADDGGPAGGQAVLKAAATDGHRLARVTIARPEGAEAMPDVIVPRKCVAELRKLLDEVDASVGVSLSASKIRFDLGQAILTSKLIDGTFPDYSRVIPTANDKLLKLDPKSFMDGVDRVSTIATEKTRAVKMAVDRDKITLSVTSPENGAAAEEVPGEYTSLPLEIGFNSRYLLDILHQIEGDVVEVHLADASAPTLIRENDKSPALYVLMPMRV; this is encoded by the coding sequence ATGAAGGCGACGATCGAACGCGCAACCCTTTTGAGGGCGCTTAGCCATGTCCAGTCGGTGGTTGAGCGGCGCAATACCATCCCGATCCTGTCGAACGTGCTCATCGATGCACAGGCATCCGGCTCGATCCGGTTGATGGCGACCGATCTGGACCTCCAGATCGATGAAACCATTTCTGCTGCCGTTGATCAGGCGGGCGCCACCACCGTTTCGGCGCACACCCTGTTCGACATCGCGCGCAAGCTGCCCGAAGGCGCGCAGGTCGAATTGACCGCCGCAGAGGGTCGGCTGACGATCGTAGCGGGCCGCGCCCGGTTCCAGCTGGCGACGCTGCCGCGCGACGATTTCCCCGTCATTGCCGAGGGCGAATTGCCGACGCAGTTCGAACTGCCGGCAGAGGCGCTGAAGGCAATCATCGACAAGACCCGATTCGCGATCTCGACCGAAGAGACACGCTATTATCTGAACGGCATCTTCCTGCACGTCGCCGACGATGGCGGCCCGGCTGGCGGTCAGGCCGTGCTGAAGGCTGCGGCGACCGACGGCCACCGTCTGGCGCGCGTCACCATCGCCCGCCCCGAAGGCGCCGAGGCGATGCCCGACGTGATCGTGCCGCGCAAATGCGTGGCCGAACTTCGCAAGCTGCTGGACGAAGTCGACGCATCGGTCGGCGTTTCGCTCAGCGCGTCCAAGATCCGCTTCGATCTGGGTCAGGCGATCCTGACGTCGAAGCTGATCGACGGCACCTTCCCCGATTATTCGCGAGTCATTCCGACCGCGAACGACAAGCTACTCAAGCTCGATCCAAAGAGCTTCATGGACGGTGTCGATCGTGTGTCGACCATCGCCACCGAAAAGACCCGCGCGGTCAAGATGGCGGTAGACCGGGACAAGATCACGCTGTCGGTTACCAGCCCCGAAAACGGCGCGGCCGCGGAAGAGGTGCCGGGCGAATACACGTCGCTGCCGCTGGAGATCGGCTTTAACAGCCGTTACCTGCTCGACATCCTGCACCAGATCGAAGGCGATGTGGTCGAGGTCCATCTGGCCGACGCATCGGCGCCGACCCTGATCCGCGAAAACGACAAGAGCCCGGCGCTCTACGTTCTGATGCCCATGCGGGTCTGA
- a CDS encoding outer membrane protein: protein MRYAIAAALVASTAFAAPAFAQDIDPTFTGPRVAVLGGYDGIKPGSSEDIEGVDQTVDGFLYGVEAGYDFGFGGAVVGVEAELTDSTGKVETNRVNPNTFGFGEVSTGRDIYLGARVGAQVTPGTLVYAKGGYTNARLNLLGGDGTNIRDENYELDGWRLGAGVERAIGTNAFAKVEYRYSNYESANFEFADGGTTPNFDVDTDRHQVVAGLGWRF, encoded by the coding sequence ATGCGTTACGCAATCGCCGCCGCGCTCGTCGCCTCGACGGCCTTCGCCGCCCCCGCTTTCGCGCAGGATATCGACCCGACCTTCACCGGTCCGCGCGTCGCGGTGCTGGGTGGCTATGACGGCATCAAGCCGGGCAGCAGCGAGGATATCGAGGGCGTCGACCAGACCGTCGACGGTTTCCTTTACGGTGTGGAAGCGGGCTATGACTTCGGCTTTGGCGGCGCGGTCGTCGGTGTCGAGGCCGAGCTGACCGATTCGACCGGCAAGGTCGAGACCAACCGCGTCAATCCCAACACCTTCGGCTTTGGCGAAGTGTCGACCGGTCGTGACATCTATCTCGGCGCGCGCGTCGGCGCACAGGTGACGCCGGGCACGCTGGTCTATGCCAAGGGCGGCTACACCAATGCCCGCCTCAACCTGCTGGGTGGCGACGGCACCAACATTCGCGACGAAAATTACGAGCTGGACGGCTGGCGTCTGGGCGCGGGCGTCGAGCGCGCGATCGGCACCAATGCCTTTGCCAAGGTCGAATATCGCTATTCGAACTATGAATCGGCGAATTTCGAATTTGCTGATGGCGGCACGACGCCGAACTTCGACGTCGACACCGACCGGCATCAGGTTGTCGCGGGCCTCGGCTGGCGCTTCTAA
- a CDS encoding uroporphyrinogen-III synthase — protein MRPRLIVLRPEPGNRATCDRIVAAGGVAVAMPLFATGPLAWHAPNAGDFDALLLTSANAVRHAGPALAEFHHLPVVAVGAATARAATAAGLSVAATGDGDAGAAALLLERMGAGRMLHLCGREHRSLAGVCSIPVYASDPIDPPMPGVLAGATALIHSPRAGARLAALVDAAGIDRARVAVAAISRAALTAAGDGWRCATAIDRPDDNALIRAALSIDPDDGGRDKTA, from the coding sequence ATGCGCCCCCGCCTGATCGTCCTCCGCCCCGAACCGGGTAACCGCGCGACCTGTGACCGGATCGTCGCGGCGGGCGGGGTGGCGGTGGCGATGCCGCTGTTCGCTACCGGACCGCTGGCGTGGCACGCGCCCAATGCGGGGGATTTTGACGCGCTGTTGCTGACCAGCGCCAACGCCGTGCGTCACGCCGGGCCTGCGCTGGCGGAGTTCCATCATCTGCCGGTCGTGGCGGTCGGCGCGGCGACGGCGCGTGCGGCAACGGCGGCGGGGCTGTCGGTCGCGGCCACCGGGGACGGCGATGCGGGCGCAGCGGCGCTGTTGCTTGAGCGCATGGGCGCGGGCCGCATGCTGCATTTGTGCGGGCGTGAGCATCGCTCGCTGGCGGGGGTGTGCAGCATTCCCGTCTATGCCAGCGACCCCATCGACCCGCCCATGCCGGGCGTGCTCGCGGGGGCGACAGCACTCATCCATTCCCCCCGCGCGGGCGCCCGGCTGGCTGCGCTGGTGGATGCAGCAGGCATCGATCGCGCGCGTGTGGCGGTGGCTGCGATCAGCCGTGCGGCACTGACGGCAGCGGGCGATGGCTGGCGGTGCGCCACGGCGATCGACCGGCCCGACGACAATGCCCTGATCCGCGCCGCGCTTTCGATTGACCCTGACGATGGGGGCAGGGATAAGACGGCATGA